A portion of the Helicobacter pylori NQ4053 genome contains these proteins:
- the murC gene encoding UDP-N-acetylmuramate--L-alanine ligase: protein MLETPKVLLKNLQDCKIHFIGIGGIGISGLAKYLKAQGAKISGSDIAISPSVKYLKALGVEINIPHDPKAINNQDVIIHSAIIKEDNTEIQRAKELEIPILSRKDALYSILKDKRVFSVCGAHGKSSITAMLSAICPAFGAIIGAHSKEFDSNVRESADMSLVFEADESDSSFLFSNPFCAIVPNTEPEHLEHYNHDLERFFSAYKYFLDHAQKRVIYKEDPFLQNYSKDAIVLEKKDIYNIQYILKDGEPYTSFELKDLGAFLVWGLGEHNATNASLAILSALDELDLEEIRNNLLNFKGIKKRFDILQKNALILIDDYAHHPTEISATLKSARIYADLLDTQEKIVVIWQAHKYSRLMDNLEEFKKCFLEHCDRLIILPIYSASEVKRDIDLKAHFKHYNPTFIDRVRKKGDFLELLVNDNVVETIEKGFVIGFGAGDITYQLRGEM from the coding sequence ATGCTTGAAACCCCAAAAGTTTTACTCAAAAACTTACAAGATTGCAAGATCCATTTTATCGGTATAGGGGGGATTGGTATTTCAGGCTTAGCCAAATACCTTAAAGCGCAAGGGGCTAAGATCAGCGGATCTGATATTGCCATAAGCCCTAGCGTTAAGTATTTGAAAGCTTTAGGCGTAGAGATTAATATCCCGCATGATCCAAAAGCGATCAATAATCAAGATGTCATTATCCATTCAGCCATTATCAAAGAAGACAACACCGAAATACAAAGGGCTAAGGAATTAGAAATCCCTATTTTGTCTCGTAAAGACGCTTTGTATTCTATCCTTAAAGACAAGCGCGTTTTTAGCGTGTGTGGGGCTCATGGAAAGAGCAGTATCACGGCCATGTTGAGCGCGATTTGCCCCGCTTTTGGAGCGATCATTGGGGCGCATTCTAAAGAGTTTGATTCCAATGTGCGAGAGAGCGCGGATATGAGCTTAGTTTTTGAAGCCGATGAAAGCGATTCAAGTTTTTTATTTTCTAACCCTTTTTGCGCGATTGTGCCTAACACCGAGCCAGAACATTTGGAGCATTACAATCACGATTTAGAGCGCTTTTTCTCCGCTTATAAATATTTTTTAGACCATGCTCAAAAAAGAGTGATCTATAAAGAAGATCCTTTTTTACAAAACTATTCTAAAGACGCCATTGTTTTAGAAAAAAAAGACATTTATAATATCCAATACATTTTAAAAGACGGCGAGCCTTACACTTCATTTGAATTGAAAGATTTGGGGGCTTTTTTGGTGTGGGGGTTAGGCGAACACAACGCTACGAATGCGAGTTTAGCGATTTTAAGCGCTTTAGATGAATTGGATTTAGAAGAAATTAGAAATAATTTATTGAATTTCAAAGGCATTAAAAAACGCTTTGATATTTTGCAAAAAAACGCGCTCATCCTCATTGATGATTACGCCCACCACCCCACTGAAATCAGCGCCACTTTAAAAAGCGCTAGGATTTATGCTGATTTATTGGACACGCAAGAAAAGATTGTAGTGATCTGGCAAGCGCACAAATACTCCCGCTTAATGGACAATTTAGAAGAGTTTAAAAAATGTTTTTTAGAGCATTGCGACAGATTGATCATTTTACCCATTTATAGCGCGAGTGAAGTCAAAAGAGACATTGATTTGAAAGCCCATTTTAAGCATTATAACCCCACCTTTATAGACAGGGTGCGTAAAAAAGGGGATTTTTTAGAGCTCTTAGTCAATGATAATGTGGTAGAAACGATTGAAAAAGGCTTTGTGATAGGCTTTGGAGCGGGGGATATTACCTATCAATTGAGAGGCGAAATGTAA
- a CDS encoding succinyldiaminopimelate transaminase, producing MTFEPYPFERLRALFKEITPKKKGLDLGIGEPQFETPKFIQDALKNHTHSLNIYPKSAFEESLREAQRGFFKRRFKVELKENELVSTLGSREVLFNFPSFVLFDYQNPTIAYPNPFYQIYEGAAKFIKAKSLLMPLTKENHFTPSLNEKELQEVDLVILNSPNNPTGRTLSVEELIGWVKLALKYNFILINDECYSEIYENTPPPSLLEACMLADNEAFKNVLVIHSLSKRSSAPGLRSGFIAGDSSLLEKYKAFRTYLGYTSANAIQKASEIAWLDDVHAEFFRNIYANNLKLARKTFKDTLIYPYSFYAYLPVKNGENFAKTLYQNEGIITLPALYLGRNRIGADYVRLALVYDTPLLEKPLEIIETYRENHA from the coding sequence ATGACCTTTGAGCCTTATCCTTTTGAACGATTAAGAGCCTTGTTTAAAGAGATCACCCCTAAAAAAAAGGGGCTAGATTTAGGCATCGGCGAGCCACAATTTGAAACGCCTAAATTCATTCAAGACGCCCTCAAAAACCACACCCATTCGCTCAATATCTACCCTAAAAGCGCATTTGAAGAAAGTCTGAGAGAGGCTCAAAGAGGTTTTTTTAAACGCCGTTTTAAGGTAGAATTGAAAGAAAACGAATTAGTTTCTACGCTAGGATCTAGGGAAGTGTTGTTCAATTTCCCTAGCTTTGTTTTATTTGATTATCAAAACCCCACCATCGCCTACCCTAACCCCTTTTATCAAATCTATGAAGGGGCGGCCAAATTTATCAAAGCTAAAAGCCTTTTAATGCCTTTAACTAAAGAAAATCATTTCACTCCAAGCTTGAATGAAAAGGAGTTGCAAGAAGTGGATTTAGTGATTTTAAATTCCCCTAACAACCCCACCGGAAGAACCCTTTCTGTAGAAGAGCTGATTGGTTGGGTCAAACTCGCTTTGAAATATAATTTTATTTTAATCAATGATGAATGCTATAGTGAAATTTATGAAAACACGCCTCCTCCTTCGCTTTTAGAAGCTTGCATGCTGGCTGATAATGAAGCGTTTAAAAATGTTTTGGTTATCCATTCGCTCTCCAAACGATCTAGCGCTCCAGGTCTAAGGAGTGGTTTTATCGCTGGGGATAGCAGCCTTTTAGAAAAATACAAAGCGTTTCGCACCTATTTAGGCTATACGAGCGCTAATGCGATCCAAAAGGCTAGTGAAATCGCTTGGCTAGATGATGTGCATGCAGAATTTTTCCGCAATATTTATGCGAATAATTTGAAACTGGCGCGAAAAACCTTTAAAGACACGCTCATTTATCCTTATAGTTTTTATGCGTATCTGCCCGTTAAAAATGGCGAAAATTTTGCCAAAACGCTTTATCAAAACGAAGGCATTATTACTTTACCGGCTTTGTATTTAGGGCGTAATCGTATCGGCGCTGACTACGTGCGTTTAGCCCTTGTCTATGACACCCCCCTTTTAGAAAAGCCTTTAGAAATCATAGAAACTTATCGAGAAAACCATGCTTGA
- the ispG gene encoding flavodoxin-dependent (E)-4-hydroxy-3-methylbut-2-enyl-diphosphate synthase, which yields MLENRVKTKQIFIGGVAIGGDAPISTQSMTFSKTADIESTKNQIDRLKLAGADLVRVAVSNEKDALALKELKKVSPLPLIADIHFHYKFALIAAQSVDAIRINPGNIGSKDKIKAVVDACKEKNIPIRIGVNAGSLEKQFDQKYGPTPKGMVESALYNAKLLEDLDFTDFKISLKASDVMRTIEAYRMLRPLVIYPFHLGVTEAGNLFSSSIKSAMALGGLLMEGIGDTMRVSITGELENEIKVARAILRHSGRLKEGINWISCPTCGRIEANLVDMASKVEKRLSHIKTPLDISVMGCVVNALGEAKHADMAIAFGNRSGLIIKEGKVIHKLAEKDLFETFVIEVENLAKEREKSLKD from the coding sequence ATGCTAGAAAACAGAGTTAAGACCAAGCAAATTTTTATCGGTGGCGTCGCCATAGGAGGTGATGCTCCCATAAGCACGCAAAGCATGACCTTTAGTAAAACCGCTGATATTGAAAGCACTAAAAATCAAATTGACCGACTCAAACTCGCCGGGGCTGATTTAGTGAGGGTGGCGGTGAGTAATGAAAAGGACGCTCTAGCCTTAAAAGAATTGAAAAAAGTGTCTCCTTTGCCTTTAATCGCTGATATTCATTTCCATTATAAATTCGCTCTCATTGCCGCTCAAAGCGTTGATGCGATCAGGATTAACCCCGGAAACATCGGCTCTAAAGACAAAATCAAAGCGGTGGTTGATGCTTGTAAAGAAAAAAACATCCCTATAAGAATTGGTGTGAATGCCGGGAGTTTAGAAAAGCAGTTTGATCAAAAATACGGACCAACCCCAAAAGGCATGGTAGAAAGCGCTTTGTATAACGCCAAACTTTTAGAAGATTTGGATTTTACTGATTTTAAGATTTCTTTAAAAGCGAGCGATGTGATGCGCACCATAGAAGCTTATAGAATGTTACGCCCTCTTGTGATCTATCCTTTCCATTTGGGGGTTACTGAAGCGGGGAATCTTTTTAGCTCCAGTATCAAATCCGCCATGGCTTTAGGGGGGCTTTTAATGGAGGGCATTGGGGATACGATGCGCGTATCCATCACAGGGGAATTAGAAAATGAAATCAAAGTGGCTAGAGCGATTTTACGCCATAGCGGGCGTTTGAAAGAGGGGATTAATTGGATTTCTTGTCCCACTTGCGGGCGCATTGAAGCCAATTTAGTGGATATGGCGAGCAAGGTAGAAAAACGCCTGAGCCACATTAAAACCCCTTTAGACATTAGCGTGATGGGTTGCGTGGTGAACGCTTTAGGTGAAGCCAAACATGCAGACATGGCGATCGCTTTTGGGAATCGCAGCGGTTTGATCATTAAAGAGGGTAAAGTCATTCACAAACTGGCTGAAAAGGATTTGTTTGAAACCTTTGTCATAGAAGTGGAAAATCTAGCTAAAGAAAGAGAAAAAAGTTTAAAGGATTAG
- a CDS encoding 2,3,4,5-tetrahydropyridine-2,6-carboxylate N-succinyltransferase, whose amino-acid sequence MMNKFKNFVSNYQQSNNYKEPLGFGIARVDIAPISKKILCATYPVLNWKEENLGSYAVFCNSLSKDKILKESASERVVEIDESFVLKALEFYTPFLNEAYSNKMAHKNIQVVLELLKALEENRLKNNNGESLYRLVILYEDKPCESVESAYMKLLALSLGKAPLRSLNLEGIFNQLSNAAWSGNKPYELEWLRTNEVALKMRGNFPSIDFIDKFPRYLMQLIPEFDNIRLLDSSKTRFGAYLGTGGYTQMPGASYVNFNAGAMGVCMNEGRISSSVVVGEGTDIGGGASVLGVLSGGNNNPISIGKNCLLGANSVTGISLGDGCIVDAGVAILAGSVIEIEENEFKKLLEVNSALEKHANNLYKGKELSGKNGVHFRSNSQNGKLIAFRSVKKIELNQNLH is encoded by the coding sequence ATGATGAATAAATTTAAAAATTTTGTGAGCAACTACCAGCAATCTAATAACTATAAAGAGCCTTTAGGTTTTGGCATTGCCAGAGTGGATATTGCCCCTATTTCTAAAAAGATTTTATGCGCCACTTACCCCGTTTTGAACTGGAAAGAGGAAAATCTAGGCTCTTATGCGGTGTTTTGCAACTCGCTTTCTAAAGACAAAATCCTAAAAGAGAGCGCGAGCGAGCGCGTCGTTGAGATTGATGAAAGTTTTGTGTTAAAAGCGCTAGAGTTTTACACGCCCTTTTTGAATGAAGCCTACTCTAATAAAATGGCTCATAAGAATATCCAAGTGGTTTTAGAGCTTTTAAAGGCTTTAGAGGAAAATCGTTTGAAAAATAATAATGGGGAGTCTCTTTATCGCTTGGTGATCTTGTATGAAGATAAGCCTTGTGAGAGCGTGGAGAGCGCGTATATGAAACTTTTAGCGCTTTCTTTAGGGAAAGCCCCTTTGAGGAGTTTGAATTTAGAGGGCATTTTTAACCAACTTTCTAATGCGGCTTGGAGCGGTAACAAGCCTTATGAATTAGAATGGCTCAGAACGAACGAAGTGGCTTTAAAAATGCGAGGCAATTTCCCTAGCATTGATTTTATAGATAAATTCCCACGCTATTTGATGCAATTAATCCCTGAGTTTGACAATATCCGCTTACTGGATAGCTCAAAAACGCGCTTTGGGGCGTATTTAGGGACCGGAGGCTATACTCAAATGCCCGGGGCGAGTTATGTGAATTTTAACGCAGGGGCTATGGGAGTATGCATGAATGAGGGGCGCATTTCTTCATCGGTGGTGGTTGGAGAAGGCACTGATATTGGTGGGGGAGCGAGTGTTTTAGGCGTTTTAAGCGGAGGGAATAACAACCCTATTAGCATCGGGAAAAATTGTCTGTTAGGGGCTAATAGCGTTACCGGCATTAGTTTAGGCGATGGCTGTATTGTGGATGCAGGCGTTGCGATTTTAGCTGGGAGCGTGATAGAAATTGAAGAAAATGAGTTTAAAAAACTTTTAGAAGTGAATAGCGCTTTAGAAAAACATGCCAATAATCTCTACAAGGGCAAAGAGCTTTCCGGAAAAAATGGCGTGCATTTTCGTTCCAATAGCCAAAATGGCAAGCTGATCGCTTTTAGGAGCGTGAAAAAAATTGAGTTGAATCAAAACCTGCATTAA
- a CDS encoding tetratricopeptide repeat protein produces MLKKSLLLLVFLVLQLSGAEENNQAPKNTPPELNPANAKGVPNPNTQITPKNDNSNLLDKLGSPENAQTELSAGIDLAKKGDYQGAFKLFSQSCDNGNAAGCFAVGAMYANGVGIQTNRLKAARYYEMGCSGGDATACANLAQMYENKKNADTNDKENALQLYAVACQGGDMLACNNLGWMFANGSGVPKDYYKAISYYKFSCENGNDMGCYNLGLMSNVNNIYGIDKAQLSQVDLNYLACNAGDMMGCANLGWIYANGDLGAPLNNHYAAKYFQMACDGGILGSCNNLGVLYQKGLGVPQDDQRALDLFSYACDNGFESSCRNYGNFKEHLLRVNPNYGRLFMPYNSYEIP; encoded by the coding sequence ATGCTCAAAAAAAGTTTGTTATTGCTTGTTTTTTTAGTCTTACAGCTTAGCGGCGCTGAAGAAAACAATCAAGCCCCAAAAAACACGCCCCCTGAATTAAACCCCGCTAACGCTAAGGGCGTGCCAAACCCTAACACCCAGATCACCCCTAAAAACGATAACTCTAACCTGTTAGACAAATTAGGTTCGCCTGAAAACGCTCAAACCGAGCTTTCTGCCGGTATTGATTTGGCTAAAAAGGGCGATTATCAAGGGGCTTTCAAGCTTTTTTCCCAATCGTGCGATAACGGCAATGCGGCCGGGTGTTTTGCAGTGGGGGCGATGTATGCTAATGGGGTAGGGATCCAAACCAACAGACTAAAAGCCGCTCGCTATTATGAAATGGGTTGCAGTGGGGGCGATGCGACCGCTTGCGCGAATCTGGCTCAAATGTATGAAAACAAGAAAAATGCGGATACGAACGATAAAGAAAACGCTTTGCAATTGTATGCGGTGGCTTGTCAAGGGGGGGATATGCTCGCATGCAATAATTTGGGGTGGATGTTTGCTAACGGGAGTGGGGTCCCAAAAGATTATTACAAAGCGATAAGTTATTATAAATTTTCATGCGAAAATGGGAATGATATGGGGTGCTATAATTTGGGCTTGATGTCTAACGTGAATAATATTTATGGCATTGATAAGGCCCAGCTCAGTCAAGTGGATTTGAATTATTTGGCTTGTAACGCGGGGGATATGATGGGGTGCGCGAATTTAGGCTGGATTTATGCGAATGGGGATTTAGGGGCTCCGTTAAATAACCACTATGCGGCGAAGTATTTTCAAATGGCATGCGATGGGGGGATTTTGGGGAGCTGTAACAATTTAGGCGTGCTGTATCAAAAGGGTTTAGGCGTGCCTCAAGACGATCAAAGGGCTTTGGATTTGTTCTCGTATGCATGCGATAATGGTTTTGAGTCAAGTTGTCGTAATTACGGGAATTTCAAAGAGCATTTATTGCGCGTGAACCCTAATTACGGGCGCTTGTTCATGCCATACAATTCTTATGAGATACCCTAG
- a CDS encoding DUF262 domain-containing protein produces MTAKESTVNDFFALTGTIFSIPVYQRNYTWEEENCKKLLQDIIGISQNKKTHFMGSITYILHWIDDEKSLRKLQEFVIIDGQQRITTIMLLLKAIETKIPNEEIKKEIDGLLNLTGQRLRLKPIKSDKEAFDLVMQNRSHEIQGVSHIRNNYKFFTKELDNYISKGYRIEEIYGAFLRLKIVAVGLELGEDDPQVVFESINATGVQLKGLDLIRNYLMMGENSLRQKHLYETYWVPLENWLGEKDLNDFIKTYLRIYFEDRFKEGEREVYYALKAHHRDNFSDDIQGLMSDMREYGRIYQIFLDRDHYFLHRGDPQQLANLRLRIKDLVKIKFGVAKPFVLRCARDFEEGKLDYENFCEILQILTSYFVRRSVCGDSSPTLTRVLYSLYRQLGENVSADALKRYLGKSVGQTAFPNDDRIKAAFLVRNAYATNYVCKFILLEIEKLSNAEPPREENLEVEHFYPKTPTQEWRDRVGDYFTFEQDYLHNFGNLTLSGQNQKLSNKPYEAKIALMEQYSSLHLNDYFTNNTHSWGIEEVRARSEYLADQFCQVGLFKDLPKEYREREINKTLDDDLTSHNLQSVKLPNHQRKITRNAKELASTVIDYLLENAREAFESYTDDESQRYICWDKAKAQLRDRDGTLVVPFEKYGFYFVSNASYQTVGSNLKDLILGCDLNPKDFIV; encoded by the coding sequence ATGACAGCGAAAGAAAGCACCGTTAACGACTTTTTTGCCTTAACAGGCACGATATTTTCTATCCCTGTATACCAGAGGAACTACACTTGGGAAGAAGAAAATTGTAAAAAATTACTGCAAGATATTATCGGTATTTCTCAAAATAAAAAAACGCATTTCATGGGTTCTATCACTTATATTTTGCATTGGATTGATGATGAAAAGAGCTTAAGGAAACTGCAAGAATTTGTCATCATTGACGGGCAGCAAAGGATTACCACCATCATGCTTTTGCTTAAAGCTATAGAGACCAAGATACCAAATGAAGAGATAAAAAAAGAGATTGACGGACTGCTCAATCTTACAGGACAAAGGCTGCGCCTAAAGCCCATTAAAAGCGACAAAGAAGCCTTTGATCTTGTCATGCAAAATCGATCGCATGAAATACAAGGCGTATCACACATCAGGAATAATTATAAATTTTTCACCAAAGAGCTTGACAATTATATCAGCAAAGGGTATCGCATAGAAGAGATTTATGGCGCGTTTTTGCGGCTTAAAATCGTAGCCGTAGGATTGGAGTTAGGCGAAGACGATCCGCAAGTGGTGTTTGAAAGCATTAACGCCACGGGCGTGCAATTAAAAGGGCTGGATCTCATCCGCAACTACCTGATGATGGGGGAAAATTCTCTCAGACAGAAACACCTTTATGAGACCTATTGGGTGCCTTTAGAAAATTGGCTTGGCGAAAAGGATTTGAATGATTTTATCAAAACCTATTTAAGAATCTATTTTGAGGATAGATTTAAGGAGGGAGAGCGTGAAGTGTATTACGCGCTAAAAGCCCACCACAGAGACAATTTCTCTGATGATATACAAGGTCTTATGAGCGATATGCGTGAATATGGCAGAATCTATCAAATCTTTTTAGACAGAGATCATTATTTTTTACATCGTGGAGACCCGCAACAGTTAGCGAATTTACGCCTGCGCATTAAAGATCTTGTGAAAATCAAATTTGGCGTGGCAAAGCCCTTTGTTTTGCGTTGCGCCAGAGACTTTGAAGAAGGCAAATTGGATTATGAAAATTTCTGCGAAATTTTGCAAATCCTTACCAGCTACTTCGTGCGCCGAAGCGTGTGCGGGGATTCTTCCCCTACGCTTACCAGAGTTCTTTATTCTTTATACAGACAGCTAGGAGAAAATGTTTCAGCCGATGCGTTGAAGCGGTATTTGGGCAAGAGTGTTGGTCAAACGGCGTTCCCTAATGACGATCGCATTAAAGCGGCGTTTCTTGTGCGTAACGCTTATGCAACAAATTATGTGTGCAAGTTCATTTTGCTTGAGATAGAAAAGCTAAGCAACGCCGAACCGCCAAGAGAAGAAAATCTAGAAGTGGAGCATTTCTACCCCAAAACCCCCACCCAAGAATGGCGCGATAGGGTGGGGGATTATTTCACTTTTGAGCAAGACTACCTCCATAATTTTGGGAATCTAACCCTATCAGGGCAAAATCAAAAGCTTAGCAACAAACCTTACGAGGCAAAAATTGCGCTTATGGAACAATACAGCTCCTTGCATTTAAACGACTATTTCACCAATAACACCCATTCTTGGGGGATAGAGGAAGTGAGAGCTAGGAGCGAATATTTAGCGGATCAATTTTGTCAAGTGGGATTGTTTAAAGATTTGCCTAAAGAATACCGCGAAAGAGAGATTAATAAAACCCTTGATGATGACTTAACTTCCCATAATCTTCAAAGTGTTAAGCTCCCCAATCATCAAAGGAAAATAACAAGAAACGCTAAGGAATTGGCTAGCACTGTCATAGACTACTTGCTAGAAAACGCCAGAGAAGCCTTTGAAAGCTACACAGACGATGAGTCTCAAAGATATATTTGTTGGGATAAAGCAAAAGCGCAATTAAGGGATAGAGATGGCACTCTTGTTGTGCCTTTTGAAAAATACGGATTCTATTTTGTAAGCAATGCGAGTTATCAAACGGTGGGCAGTAATCTTAAAGATCTCATCTTAGGTTGCGATCTCAATCCTAAAGACTTTATTGTGTAA
- a CDS encoding NAD(P)H-dependent oxidoreductase codes for MKKVLIINGAKAFGSSGGKLNETLTNHAKKTLESLGLEVDTTIVDKGYEHAQEVEKVFNADATIWQMPGWWMGEPWIVKKYIDEVFTSGHGKLYASDGRSSQNPTKNYGKGGLMQGKKYMLSLTWNAPIEAFNDPSEFFEGVGVDVVYLHLHKAFQFLGLSALPTFICNDVVKNPQVEQYLNSLTTHLHQAFGK; via the coding sequence ATGAAAAAAGTACTCATCATTAACGGGGCCAAAGCGTTCGGGAGCTCTGGGGGGAAACTCAATGAAACTTTGACCAACCATGCAAAAAAGACTCTAGAATCTTTAGGGCTAGAAGTGGATACAACAATCGTGGATAAAGGCTATGAACATGCTCAAGAAGTGGAGAAAGTCTTTAACGCTGATGCGACGATTTGGCAAATGCCTGGCTGGTGGATGGGAGAGCCTTGGATTGTGAAAAAATACATTGATGAAGTCTTCACTTCAGGGCATGGGAAGCTTTATGCTAGCGATGGCAGGAGTTCGCAAAACCCCACTAAAAACTACGGGAAAGGGGGCTTGATGCAAGGCAAAAAATACATGTTGAGCTTGACCTGGAACGCTCCCATTGAAGCCTTTAACGATCCTAGTGAATTTTTTGAAGGGGTGGGTGTGGATGTTGTGTATTTGCATTTGCATAAGGCTTTCCAGTTTTTAGGGCTTTCAGCGTTGCCTACTTTTATTTGCAACGATGTGGTGAAAAACCCCCAAGTGGAGCAGTATCTTAACTCCCTAACCACGCATTTGCACCAAGCTTTTGGTAAGTGA
- a CDS encoding hydrogenase 1 small subunit — MFYDEKKTYQKIEERLEIVSSFNAHNEHKNLQDEFKGAGISRRDLLKWAGMMSATLALPASFAPLTLKAVEVANRLPVIWLHMAECTGCSESLLRSADPTIDSIIFDYINLEYHETIMVASGFQAEKSLHDAIEKHKNNYILMVEGGIPQGTEYFLTQGPNAETGAEECRKAAKYAAAIFAIGTCSSFGGVQAAYPNPSNAQPLHKIIDKPVINVPGCPPSEKNIVGNVLYYLMFGALPKLDAYNRPSWAYGNRIHDLCERRGHFDAGEFVEHFGDENAKRGFCLYKMGCKGPYTFNNCSKLRFNSHTSWPIGAGHGCIGCSEPNFWDTMSPFEEPLANRSIKTAFDGLGADKVADKVGTTLLSATAIGIAAHALLSKAIKNKE; from the coding sequence ATGTTCTACGATGAAAAAAAGACCTATCAAAAGATTGAAGAACGCCTTGAGATAGTCAGCTCGTTTAACGCTCATAACGAGCATAAAAACTTGCAAGACGAGTTTAAAGGTGCGGGTATTTCTAGGCGTGATTTATTGAAATGGGCGGGCATGATGAGTGCGACTCTAGCTTTACCGGCTAGTTTTGCTCCCTTGACTTTGAAAGCGGTAGAAGTGGCTAACAGATTGCCTGTGATTTGGTTGCACATGGCAGAATGCACTGGCTGTAGCGAGAGCTTATTAAGGAGTGCAGACCCCACTATTGATAGCATTATCTTTGATTACATCAACTTAGAATACCATGAGACCATCATGGTAGCGAGCGGTTTTCAAGCTGAAAAAAGCTTGCATGACGCCATAGAAAAGCACAAAAACAATTACATTTTAATGGTAGAAGGCGGTATCCCCCAAGGCACAGAATATTTTCTCACTCAAGGCCCAAACGCTGAAACGGGGGCTGAAGAATGCAGGAAAGCCGCCAAATACGCAGCCGCTATTTTTGCCATAGGCACATGCTCAAGTTTTGGGGGCGTTCAAGCGGCTTACCCTAACCCCTCTAACGCGCAACCCTTGCATAAAATCATTGATAAACCCGTGATCAATGTTCCCGGTTGCCCACCTAGTGAAAAAAATATCGTGGGCAATGTGCTTTATTACTTGATGTTTGGGGCTCTCCCTAAATTGGATGCGTATAACCGCCCCTCTTGGGCTTATGGGAACAGGATTCATGATTTGTGCGAAAGGAGAGGGCATTTTGATGCGGGCGAGTTTGTGGAGCATTTTGGCGATGAAAACGCTAAAAGGGGTTTTTGTTTGTATAAAATGGGCTGTAAAGGGCCTTACACTTTCAACAATTGCTCCAAACTCCGCTTTAATTCACACACTTCTTGGCCCATAGGCGCAGGGCATGGGTGCATAGGGTGTTCTGAGCCTAATTTTTGGGATACGATGAGTCCTTTTGAAGAGCCTTTAGCGAATCGCTCCATTAAAACCGCCTTTGACGGATTAGGGGCTGATAAAGTAGCGGATAAAGTCGGCACGACTTTACTCAGCGCAACCGCTATTGGCATTGCCGCACATGCACTCCTTTCTAAAGCGATCAAAAACAAAGAGTAA